A single region of the Stenotrophomonas sp. Marseille-Q4652 genome encodes:
- a CDS encoding glycosyltransferase family 39 protein produces MFATRASREFWLFVLMALLVLGAGLGLRDPWPSDEPRFALAARQMVESGNWLFPHRGSELYSDKPPMLMWWQATLHGVTGNWRIAFLLPSLLAALGTLACVYDLGRRLWTRRVGLYAAWALLFALQFTFQAKKAQIDPLVVFFITLANYGLLRHLLCGPAWRWWVLGWFAAGLGVITKGVGVLALLMLLPAVLAMALRWPRMDFRLLRDWRFWLGPLALLAAVGLWLVPVAWSALSQGTAEYRAYLDDILFRQTAKRYTRSWDHHQPPWYHLLTMLTMWLPAFLAVPWAIPAWRRRLRRRDARYLLPLAWWAMVVVFFSIPAGKRDVYILPALPMFCLALAPLLPGLLRRRGFKAALLGFAGVLVAVLLAAGVAVLAGSPPFEARLMANRGLDAATVDTLAWVMLAIGTWGAGSLLLFGWRRVHAALASTLAGFWVAYGLFGYPLLNDSGSAAGLMRSVGQRLDAGAELGLVAWKEQNLLMADRPAQDFGFKVPWDEQLRRGVAWQAQAPAQRWLLVQEPAMLDCVDRARAELAGIANRRRWWLVPAGAVNGPCVAGAAALDQQQREQQDGESE; encoded by the coding sequence ATGTTCGCAACCCGTGCGTCCCGAGAGTTCTGGCTGTTCGTGCTGATGGCGTTGCTGGTGCTCGGGGCCGGCCTCGGCCTGCGCGACCCCTGGCCCTCGGACGAGCCGCGCTTTGCGCTGGCCGCCCGGCAGATGGTGGAAAGCGGCAACTGGCTGTTCCCGCACCGCGGATCGGAGCTGTACTCGGACAAGCCGCCGATGCTGATGTGGTGGCAGGCCACGCTCCACGGCGTGACCGGCAACTGGCGCATCGCCTTCCTGCTGCCCTCGCTGCTGGCGGCGCTGGGCACCCTGGCCTGCGTCTACGACCTTGGGCGCAGGCTGTGGACGCGCCGCGTGGGCCTGTACGCGGCTTGGGCGCTGCTGTTCGCGCTGCAGTTCACCTTCCAGGCCAAGAAGGCGCAGATCGATCCGCTGGTGGTGTTCTTCATCACCCTGGCCAATTACGGCCTGCTGCGGCACCTGCTGTGCGGGCCGGCGTGGCGTTGGTGGGTGCTGGGCTGGTTTGCCGCCGGGCTGGGCGTGATCACCAAGGGCGTGGGCGTGCTCGCGCTGCTGATGCTGCTGCCGGCGGTGCTGGCGATGGCGCTGCGCTGGCCGCGGATGGATTTCCGGCTGCTGCGTGACTGGCGCTTCTGGCTTGGCCCGCTCGCGCTGCTGGCGGCCGTGGGCCTGTGGCTGGTGCCGGTGGCATGGTCGGCACTTTCGCAGGGGACGGCCGAATACCGCGCCTATCTGGACGACATCCTGTTCCGCCAGACCGCCAAGCGCTACACGCGTTCCTGGGACCATCACCAGCCGCCCTGGTACCACCTGCTCACGATGCTGACCATGTGGCTGCCGGCCTTCCTGGCGGTGCCGTGGGCGATTCCGGCCTGGCGCCGCCGCCTGCGCCGGCGTGACGCCCGCTACCTGCTGCCGCTGGCGTGGTGGGCGATGGTGGTGGTGTTCTTCTCGATTCCGGCCGGCAAGCGTGATGTCTACATCCTGCCGGCGCTGCCGATGTTCTGCCTGGCGCTGGCACCGCTGCTGCCGGGCCTGTTGCGGCGGCGCGGCTTCAAGGCCGCCCTGCTGGGGTTTGCCGGGGTGCTGGTGGCCGTGCTGCTGGCAGCCGGCGTGGCGGTGCTGGCGGGTTCGCCTCCGTTCGAGGCGCGGCTGATGGCCAACCGGGGCCTGGATGCCGCCACCGTCGACACCCTGGCCTGGGTGATGCTGGCGATCGGCACCTGGGGTGCGGGCAGCCTGCTGTTGTTCGGCTGGCGACGGGTGCACGCGGCGCTGGCCTCGACCCTGGCCGGGTTCTGGGTGGCCTATGGCCTGTTCGGCTATCCGTTGCTCAACGATTCCGGCTCGGCCGCCGGGCTGATGCGCAGCGTCGGCCAGCGCCTGGACGCCGGGGCCGAGCTGGGACTGGTGGCCTGGAAGGAGCAGAACCTGCTGATGGCCGATCGCCCGGCGCAGGACTTCGGCTTCAAGGTGCCATGGGACGAGCAGCTGCGCCGCGGCGTGGCCTGGCAGGCACAGGCACCGGCGCAGCGCTGGTTGCTGGTGCAGGAGCCGGCGATGCTCGACTGCGTGGATCGCGCGCGGGCCGAGCTGGCGGGGATCGCCAACCGCCGCCGCTGGTGGCTGGTGCCGGCCGGCGCGGTCAACGGACCCTGCGTGGCAGGAGCCGCAGCGCTGGACCAGCAGCAGCGCGAACAGCAGGACGGCGAGTCTGAATGA
- the rsmB gene encoding 16S rRNA (cytosine(967)-C(5))-methyltransferase RsmB, producing MATGTAPSRLPQAPGVATRMLAARVLAAVVRQGRSLKAELGAALPKLADSRDRALLEAICFAALRRRVAYEAALQQWLQKPLGRGDDDLRGLLMAGFAQLDVLQLPAHASVSATVEAARALGRERQAGMVNALMRRAQREGLPVMPAAKAWPSWLRDRVRHDWPDHAEAIFEASLQPAPLWLRVNRSQHSRHDYLQRLHEAGIAAEASPLAADSIRLPVAVAVSALPGFADGAVSVQDLSAQQVADALAPDPGARVLDACAAPGGKSAHLLERDPQFRLLALDVDARRLQRIRDTFARTGVGAQAEVRAVDAADVDRWWDGQPFDAVLLDAPCSATGVVRRQPDVLLHRRPEDIDALVALQARLLDAAWRVLRPGGVLVYATCSLLRRENHHQVQAFLARTPDASLEPLSAAFGHDQGGARQRLPGEQGGDGFFYARLVKQ from the coding sequence ATGGCAACCGGCACCGCTCCGTCCCGTCTTCCGCAGGCGCCCGGCGTGGCCACGCGCATGCTTGCCGCGCGCGTGCTGGCTGCGGTGGTCCGCCAGGGCCGCTCGCTGAAGGCCGAACTCGGCGCGGCCCTGCCCAAGCTGGCCGACAGCCGCGACCGCGCGCTGCTCGAGGCGATCTGCTTTGCCGCGCTGCGCCGCCGCGTCGCCTACGAGGCGGCCCTGCAGCAGTGGCTGCAGAAGCCGCTGGGCCGCGGTGACGATGACCTGCGTGGCCTGCTGATGGCCGGCTTCGCCCAGCTGGACGTGCTGCAACTGCCGGCCCATGCCTCGGTCTCGGCCACCGTCGAGGCGGCGCGTGCACTGGGTCGCGAACGCCAGGCCGGCATGGTCAACGCCCTGATGCGCCGCGCCCAGCGTGAAGGCCTGCCGGTGATGCCGGCGGCCAAGGCGTGGCCGTCATGGCTGCGCGACCGGGTCCGCCACGACTGGCCCGACCACGCCGAGGCGATCTTCGAGGCCAGCCTGCAGCCGGCCCCACTGTGGCTGCGGGTCAACCGCAGCCAGCATTCGCGCCACGACTACCTGCAGCGCCTGCACGAAGCCGGTATCGCGGCCGAAGCTTCGCCGCTGGCGGCCGACTCGATCCGCCTGCCGGTGGCCGTGGCGGTCAGTGCGTTGCCCGGTTTCGCCGACGGTGCGGTGTCGGTGCAGGACCTCTCCGCCCAGCAGGTGGCCGATGCGCTGGCCCCCGATCCGGGCGCGCGGGTGCTTGATGCCTGCGCCGCGCCCGGCGGCAAGTCCGCGCACCTGCTCGAGCGCGATCCGCAGTTTCGTCTGCTGGCGCTGGACGTCGACGCCCGGCGCCTGCAGCGCATCCGCGACACGTTTGCCCGTACCGGCGTCGGGGCGCAGGCCGAGGTGCGCGCGGTGGATGCCGCCGACGTTGACAGGTGGTGGGATGGGCAGCCGTTCGATGCGGTGCTGCTGGACGCGCCATGCTCGGCCACCGGCGTGGTCCGTCGCCAGCCCGACGTGCTGCTGCACCGCCGCCCGGAGGACATCGACGCGCTGGTCGCCCTGCAGGCACGGCTGCTCGATGCCGCCTGGCGCGTGCTGCGCCCGGGCGGGGTGCTGGTCTACGCCACTTGCTCGCTGCTGCGCAGGGAGAACCACCACCAGGTGCAGGCCTTCCTGGCGCGTACGCCGGATGCCTCCCTGGAACCGCTCTCGGCCGCCTTCGGCCACGACCAGGGCGGGGCGCGCCAGCGCCTGCCGGGCGAGCAGGGCGGGGATGGCTTCTTCTACGCGCGACTGGTAAAGCAGTAA
- the fmt gene encoding methionyl-tRNA formyltransferase → MRIVFAGTPDFAVPCLRAAARHQEVVAVYTQPDRPAGRGRGLMASPVKLEAIERGIPVFQPETLKDPAAQEQLRALQPDLMVVVAYGLILPRAVLEIPTHGCWNVHASLLPRWRGAAPIQRAIEAGDAETGVCLMQMEAGLDTGPVLLSQKTPISDSDTGGQLHDRLAELGAQVLADGLGLLRAGLKPVAQPQPEAGVTYAHKLDKAQARLDWNEDATALARRVRAFNPWPIAEASLAGERLRIHGAVPLADNQGKAPGTVLAASKDGIDIACGQGALRLRVVQREGGKSITAADYLNARRDLLAGV, encoded by the coding sequence ATGAGAATCGTGTTTGCCGGCACCCCGGATTTCGCCGTGCCCTGCCTGCGGGCGGCGGCGCGCCACCAGGAAGTGGTGGCCGTCTACACCCAGCCTGACCGCCCTGCCGGCCGTGGCCGCGGCCTGATGGCCTCGCCGGTGAAGCTCGAGGCGATCGAGCGCGGCATCCCCGTGTTCCAGCCGGAAACCCTGAAGGACCCCGCCGCGCAGGAACAGCTGCGCGCGCTGCAGCCGGACCTGATGGTGGTGGTGGCCTATGGCCTGATCCTGCCGCGCGCGGTGCTGGAGATCCCGACCCACGGCTGCTGGAACGTGCATGCCTCGCTGCTGCCGCGCTGGCGCGGCGCCGCGCCGATCCAGCGTGCGATCGAGGCCGGTGACGCCGAGACTGGCGTGTGCCTGATGCAGATGGAAGCCGGCCTGGATACCGGGCCGGTGCTGCTGTCGCAGAAGACCCCGATCAGCGACAGCGATACCGGCGGCCAGCTGCACGACCGCCTGGCCGAACTCGGCGCGCAGGTGCTGGCCGACGGCCTGGGCCTGCTGCGCGCCGGCCTGAAGCCGGTGGCGCAGCCGCAGCCCGAGGCTGGCGTGACCTACGCCCACAAGCTGGACAAGGCGCAGGCCCGTCTGGACTGGAACGAGGACGCGACGGCGCTGGCGCGGCGCGTGCGCGCCTTCAATCCCTGGCCGATCGCCGAGGCCAGCCTGGCCGGCGAGCGGCTGCGCATCCACGGCGCGGTGCCACTGGCCGACAACCAGGGCAAGGCCCCGGGCACGGTGCTGGCCGCCAGCAAGGACGGCATCGACATTGCCTGTGGCCAGGGCGCGCTGCGCCTGCGCGTGGTCCAGCGCGAGGGCGGAAAGTCGATCACCGCGGCTGACTACCTCAACGCCCGTCGCGACCTCCTGGCGGGAGTTTGA
- the def gene encoding peptide deformylase: MALLPILEFPDPRLRTKAAPLSAGEVTDPAFQTLVDDMFETMYDAPGIGLAASQVDVHKRFMVIDVSEDKSAPMVFINPEIVDKDGGKVYQEGCLSVPGIFADVTRADRITVRYLDRHAQPQELTTDGLLAVCVQHEMDHLDGKLFIDYLSPLKREMVRKKLAKARKHVA; this comes from the coding sequence ATGGCCCTGCTCCCCATCCTTGAGTTCCCCGACCCCCGCCTGCGCACCAAGGCCGCGCCGCTGTCGGCCGGGGAAGTGACCGACCCGGCGTTCCAGACGCTGGTCGATGACATGTTCGAAACCATGTACGACGCCCCGGGCATCGGCCTGGCCGCCTCGCAGGTGGACGTGCACAAGCGCTTCATGGTCATCGACGTCAGCGAGGACAAGAGCGCGCCGATGGTGTTCATCAACCCGGAGATCGTCGACAAGGACGGCGGCAAGGTCTACCAGGAAGGCTGCCTGTCGGTGCCGGGCATCTTTGCCGACGTCACCCGCGCCGACCGCATCACCGTGCGCTACCTCGACCGCCATGCGCAGCCGCAGGAGCTGACCACCGACGGCCTGCTGGCCGTGTGCGTGCAGCACGAGATGGACCACCTGGATGGCAAGCTGTTCATTGATTACCTGTCCCCGCTGAAGCGGGAGATGGTGCGCAAGAAGCTGGCCAAGGCGCGCAAGCACGTCGCCTGA
- a CDS encoding LysM peptidoglycan-binding domain-containing protein produces MLKQLRTAAAVAMLSVASYGVAVEMNASHPDTYVVQKGDTLWDISARFLKKPWLWPEIWQANPQIQNPHLIYPGDVLSLAYLDRVVARPGPRQDAPINAIPLADVEPFLKNLSVVDSFEELPYVVGLEDNRLRASAGQSAYIAGLDAAQPGQRYAVVRPTVRFAQPKPTEDLDAYGRATPGSGNLWSNYIPQGDRNEFLGYELAQVNVGTITRAAGAGSDVATLLLQDSDREVRAGDRLVPVQANPYDLQFIPHAPSSQALEAGARVLAVADSFTSAGPRNVVAISAGARDGVDNGTVFSIWRQGSHVTDKKGHPQSSRMDDAMVAGAGRFSLPDEYAAHAMVFRTFDRVSYALVMEAVKPARVGYQAKHPDAQ; encoded by the coding sequence ATGCTCAAACAACTCCGCACGGCTGCTGCCGTCGCGATGCTCTCCGTTGCGTCCTATGGCGTGGCGGTGGAAATGAATGCTTCGCACCCCGATACCTACGTGGTGCAGAAGGGCGACACGCTGTGGGACATCTCCGCGCGCTTCCTGAAGAAGCCGTGGCTGTGGCCGGAGATCTGGCAGGCGAACCCGCAGATCCAGAACCCGCACCTGATCTACCCCGGCGACGTGCTGAGCCTGGCCTACCTGGACCGCGTCGTGGCCCGTCCGGGCCCGCGCCAGGACGCCCCGATCAACGCCATCCCGCTGGCTGACGTCGAACCGTTCCTGAAGAACCTGAGCGTGGTCGACAGCTTCGAGGAACTGCCCTACGTGGTGGGCCTGGAAGACAACCGCCTGCGCGCCAGCGCCGGCCAGTCGGCCTACATTGCCGGCCTTGACGCTGCCCAGCCGGGCCAGCGCTATGCCGTGGTGCGCCCGACCGTGCGCTTCGCCCAGCCCAAGCCGACCGAGGACCTGGACGCCTACGGCCGCGCGACCCCGGGCAGCGGCAACCTGTGGAGCAACTACATCCCGCAGGGCGACCGCAACGAGTTCCTCGGCTACGAACTGGCCCAGGTGAACGTGGGCACGATCACCCGCGCCGCCGGTGCCGGCAGCGACGTGGCCACCCTGCTGCTGCAGGACAGCGACCGTGAAGTCCGCGCCGGCGACCGCCTGGTCCCGGTGCAGGCCAACCCGTATGACCTGCAGTTCATTCCGCATGCCCCGTCCAGCCAGGCGCTGGAAGCCGGTGCACGCGTGCTGGCGGTGGCCGATTCGTTCACCTCGGCCGGTCCGCGAAACGTGGTCGCCATCTCCGCCGGCGCCCGCGACGGCGTGGACAACGGCACGGTGTTCTCGATCTGGCGCCAGGGCAGCCACGTCACCGACAAGAAGGGCCACCCGCAGTCCTCGCGCATGGACGATGCCATGGTCGCCGGTGCCGGCCGCTTCAGCCTGCCGGACGAGTACGCGGCCCACGCGATGGTGTTCCGCACCTTCGACAGGGTCAGCTACGCGCTGGTGATGGAAGCGGTGAAGCCGGCCCGCGTGGGTTACCAGGCCAAGCACCCCGACGCGCAGTAA
- the dprA gene encoding DNA-processing protein DprA, with product MTAAARHSIQQALLALVLAAGPTAPRRHLLERFPDPAQALAAGPEAWIAAGCTQAQRQALAHPDQATVERTMEWLAAPGHHLLGWHDPDYPPLLRQAPSPPLALFVDGGPALAWHPAVAVVGSRSPSPGGRDHARDFAAQLAASGLSVASGLASGVDAAAHQAALARADGITVAVIGTGADIAYPRHHAGLQARIAERGAVLSEYPPGTGPRSGHFPARNRILAGLALGTVVIEAAERSGALITARLAVEAGREVFALPGSIHNPMARGCHRLIRDGVQLVESPEEIVQTLAPVAAQLASALRIRLRAPIHCPEPAHAPAYAPPDTDYQRLWNALGYDPTGMDSLIERTGLTAATLSSMLLVMELEGRVLATHGRYVRKTSSFTSHSV from the coding sequence ATGACCGCCGCCGCCCGCCACTCCATCCAGCAAGCCCTGCTCGCCCTGGTCCTGGCCGCCGGCCCGACCGCGCCGCGACGCCACCTGCTCGAACGCTTTCCCGACCCGGCCCAGGCACTGGCGGCAGGGCCGGAAGCCTGGATCGCCGCCGGCTGCACCCAGGCCCAGCGCCAGGCGCTGGCCCATCCGGACCAGGCCACCGTCGAACGCACCATGGAATGGCTGGCCGCGCCCGGCCACCACCTGCTCGGCTGGCACGACCCGGACTATCCACCGTTGCTGCGGCAGGCGCCCTCGCCGCCCCTGGCGCTGTTTGTCGATGGCGGGCCGGCCCTGGCCTGGCACCCGGCGGTGGCCGTGGTCGGCAGCCGTTCGCCCAGCCCCGGGGGCCGCGACCACGCCCGGGACTTTGCCGCGCAGCTGGCCGCCTCCGGGCTGTCGGTGGCCAGCGGGCTGGCCTCCGGCGTGGATGCGGCCGCCCATCAGGCTGCCCTGGCCCGGGCGGATGGAATCACCGTAGCCGTCATCGGCACCGGAGCGGACATCGCCTACCCACGCCACCATGCCGGGCTGCAGGCGCGCATCGCCGAACGCGGCGCGGTGCTCAGCGAATACCCACCCGGGACCGGGCCGCGCAGCGGGCACTTCCCGGCCCGCAACCGGATCCTGGCCGGACTGGCGCTGGGCACCGTGGTGATCGAGGCGGCCGAGCGGTCCGGGGCACTGATCACCGCCCGGCTGGCGGTCGAGGCGGGGCGCGAGGTGTTCGCCCTGCCCGGCTCGATCCACAACCCGATGGCCCGCGGCTGCCACCGCCTGATCCGTGACGGGGTCCAGCTGGTGGAGTCGCCGGAAGAGATCGTGCAGACCCTCGCGCCCGTGGCCGCCCAACTGGCCTCGGCCTTGCGGATCCGCCTTCGCGCCCCCATCCATTGCCCGGAGCCGGCCCACGCGCCGGCCTACGCCCCACCGGACACCGACTACCAGCGATTGTGGAATGCGCTGGGTTACGACCCAACCGGTATGGATTCATTGATCGAGCGGACTGGATTGACGGCTGCAACGCTGTCCTCCATGCTGCTGGTCATGGAACTGGAAGGACGGGTACTGGCCACCCATGGCCGCTACGTCCGCAAGACCAGTTCCTTCACCTCCCACAGCGTCTAG
- a CDS encoding DUF494 family protein, with amino-acid sequence MKESILDVLLYLFEHYFSEDADLVRDRDSLQNGLIQAGFSPTEISKAFDWLDALAEQRPALAQARVDGPVRIYHGPELDKLDVDCRGFLLFLEQHGVLDACQRELVLDRAMALDQDELDLDDLKWVVLMVLFNQPGAEAAYAWMETQMFIDEPEPLH; translated from the coding sequence ATGAAAGAGAGCATTCTGGATGTCCTGCTGTACCTGTTCGAACACTATTTCAGCGAGGACGCCGACCTCGTCCGGGATCGCGATTCCCTGCAGAACGGCCTGATCCAGGCCGGCTTCAGCCCCACCGAGATCAGCAAGGCCTTCGACTGGCTCGATGCCCTGGCCGAGCAGCGCCCGGCACTGGCCCAGGCCCGCGTCGATGGCCCCGTGCGCATCTACCACGGTCCGGAGCTGGACAAGCTGGACGTGGACTGCCGTGGCTTCCTGCTGTTCCTGGAGCAGCACGGGGTGCTGGATGCCTGCCAGCGCGAACTCGTACTGGACCGGGCCATGGCCCTGGACCAGGACGAGCTGGACCTGGACGACCTCAAGTGGGTGGTGCTGATGGTGCTGTTCAACCAGCCCGGCGCCGAGGCGGCCTACGCCTGGATGGAAACCCAGATGTTCATCGACGAGCCCGAGCCACTGCACTGA
- a CDS encoding GYF domain-containing protein produces the protein MIEWFYAEGDRQHRGPLEDAQLRELYRSGRIGADTLVWRDGLASWQPLASQAAELGLEELAHASAAASPAVPPSLQPTATTAPAGAPPARGLSGCGLAAVVAAVVGVVLLALLGTMAAIAVPAYKQYVLRSQVAEALVELAPLKGRIVEFVDENGRCPVKDDAGFGPAGRLAGRRIGSVRVGRFDNGHCGLEARLDLPGKALHDAALWLDYDAARRRWECSSDADDRYLPASCRG, from the coding sequence GTGATTGAGTGGTTCTACGCCGAGGGCGACCGCCAGCACCGCGGCCCCCTGGAAGACGCGCAACTGCGCGAGCTGTATCGATCCGGTCGCATCGGTGCCGACACCCTGGTGTGGCGCGACGGGCTGGCCAGCTGGCAGCCACTGGCCAGCCAGGCTGCCGAACTTGGACTTGAAGAACTGGCCCACGCCTCCGCCGCGGCCAGCCCTGCCGTGCCCCCGTCCCTGCAACCCACTGCCACGACCGCGCCCGCCGGGGCGCCGCCTGCCCGTGGCCTGTCAGGATGCGGCCTGGCCGCAGTGGTGGCGGCCGTCGTCGGCGTGGTCCTGCTGGCCCTGCTGGGCACCATGGCGGCCATCGCTGTGCCGGCGTACAAGCAGTACGTATTGCGCTCCCAGGTCGCCGAAGCGCTCGTCGAACTGGCTCCGCTCAAGGGGCGGATTGTCGAATTCGTGGACGAGAACGGCCGTTGCCCGGTCAAGGACGACGCGGGCTTCGGCCCGGCCGGGCGTCTGGCTGGCCGCCGCATCGGCAGCGTCCGCGTCGGCCGCTTCGACAACGGACACTGCGGCCTGGAGGCGCGACTGGACCTGCCGGGCAAGGCACTGCACGATGCCGCGCTCTGGCTCGACTACGACGCAGCCAGGCGCCGCTGGGAATGCAGCTCGGATGCCGATGACCGGTACCTTCCGGCCAGCTGCCGCGGCTGA
- a CDS encoding RDD family protein, whose protein sequence is MSEWYYADARRQQHGPVSSEELRAHFGAGTVDLSTLVWREGMAQWQPLSSMAAELDLQEPAPAPEPPEPTFGIDLRGDLSAIENGTATYTPYTAPSADLQANSAIVLGGEIVLAGFWKRVAAYFIDSVIVGIGGAVIGMIAGAVMGVGLLSLGGNASGPGFLLVQVVNYMLSLVIGAAYYAGFHASSGRATPGKMAVGIKVVRPNGEGITLARGIGRYFAAILSGLLLCIGYLMAAFTERKQGLHDLLCDTLVVDKWAFTEHPEWQQRNLGTVTIVILALLGVVAALLVLGLLAMIGMMMATLR, encoded by the coding sequence ATGAGTGAGTGGTATTACGCCGACGCCCGGCGCCAGCAGCATGGCCCGGTGTCCAGCGAGGAGCTGCGCGCGCACTTCGGTGCCGGCACCGTGGACCTGTCCACGCTGGTGTGGCGCGAAGGCATGGCGCAGTGGCAGCCGCTGTCCAGCATGGCTGCCGAACTGGACCTGCAGGAGCCGGCGCCCGCGCCGGAACCGCCTGAACCAACCTTCGGCATCGACCTGCGTGGCGACCTGAGCGCGATCGAGAACGGCACCGCCACCTATACCCCCTACACCGCCCCCAGTGCCGACCTGCAGGCCAACAGCGCCATCGTGCTGGGCGGGGAGATCGTCCTGGCCGGTTTCTGGAAGCGGGTGGCGGCCTACTTCATCGACAGCGTGATCGTCGGCATCGGCGGCGCCGTCATCGGCATGATCGCCGGTGCAGTGATGGGCGTGGGCCTGCTATCACTGGGCGGCAATGCCAGCGGCCCGGGCTTCCTGCTGGTGCAGGTGGTGAACTACATGCTGTCCCTGGTCATCGGCGCGGCCTATTACGCCGGCTTCCATGCCTCCAGCGGCCGCGCCACGCCGGGCAAGATGGCCGTCGGCATCAAGGTCGTACGCCCCAACGGCGAAGGCATCACCCTGGCGCGCGGCATCGGCCGTTACTTCGCAGCGATCCTGAGCGGCCTGCTGCTGTGCATCGGCTACCTGATGGCGGCCTTCACCGAGCGCAAGCAGGGCCTGCACGACCTGCTCTGTGACACCCTAGTGGTGGACAAGTGGGCCTTCACCGAGCATCCGGAGTGGCAGCAGCGCAACCTGGGCACGGTGACCATCGTGATCCTGGCCCTGCTCGGCGTGGTCGCAGCGCTGCTGGTGCTGGGATTGCTGGCCATGATCGGAATGATGATGGCCACCCTCAGGTGA